One genomic segment of Desulfocapsa sulfexigens DSM 10523 includes these proteins:
- a CDS encoding beta-ketoacyl-ACP synthase III yields the protein MGAVILGTGSCLPERVVSNHDLEQLVETSDEWIVSRTGISTRRISGKGENTFQLATSAAKKAMDMAKVTADDIDLIIVATMSSHMLMPSCACFVQKELGAQKAYAYDVNAACSGFLFALDNGDKHLRVERQQKILIIGTETLSSRTNWKDRNTCILFGDGAGAVVLEYQDENRGIVASSLFSDGTLWNLLYMHTAPSCNPEIEQADNPGAHILMEGREVFKYAVKAMQGAIENLLVREQIDLDAIDVMIPHQANIRILKKLVSRLGIKKEKVFINVQKYGNTSAASIPIALDEANREGRLKRGDLLLVCSFGGGFTWGASLIRW from the coding sequence ATGGGTGCGGTTATTCTTGGGACCGGTTCTTGCCTCCCTGAACGGGTTGTTTCGAATCATGATCTTGAACAATTGGTTGAGACCAGTGATGAGTGGATTGTGAGTCGAACCGGTATCTCGACTCGACGTATCAGCGGCAAAGGTGAAAATACTTTTCAACTTGCAACGTCGGCAGCAAAAAAGGCCATGGATATGGCCAAGGTCACAGCAGATGATATTGATCTCATAATTGTTGCAACCATGAGTTCACATATGCTTATGCCCTCCTGTGCATGTTTTGTTCAAAAGGAACTTGGTGCCCAAAAGGCTTATGCCTATGATGTGAATGCAGCTTGTTCCGGTTTTCTTTTTGCACTTGATAACGGTGACAAACATCTCCGTGTTGAGCGGCAGCAAAAAATTCTCATAATTGGAACAGAGACGCTGTCAAGTCGAACAAACTGGAAAGACAGAAATACCTGTATTTTGTTTGGCGATGGTGCTGGTGCCGTAGTCCTTGAGTATCAAGATGAAAATCGTGGTATTGTTGCATCAAGCCTTTTTTCCGACGGTACGCTCTGGAATCTTCTTTATATGCACACTGCTCCCTCTTGTAATCCAGAAATTGAGCAAGCTGACAATCCTGGGGCTCATATCCTGATGGAGGGAAGGGAAGTTTTTAAATATGCCGTCAAGGCCATGCAGGGTGCAATAGAAAATCTGCTTGTACGGGAACAGATAGATCTTGACGCCATAGACGTAATGATTCCTCATCAGGCAAACATCAGAATACTGAAAAAACTGGTCTCCCGCCTTGGTATAAAAAAAGAAAAAGTGTTCATAAACGTGCAGAAATATGGTAATACATCAGCGGCTTCCATCCCGATTGCTCTTGACGAGGCAAATCGTGAAGGACGTTTGAAACGTGGTGATTTGCTTTTAGTTTGTTCCTTCGGTGGTGGGTTTACATGGGGAGCATCTTTGATTAGGTGGTAA
- a CDS encoding acyl-CoA dehydrogenase family protein, translating into MDYFLTEEQSMIVDIARQITDEQIIPKRAELDEKDEFPREILESMGQADLFGVPIPEEYGGFGGGCFDIVLALEQLGRGCIGVATAFAASALGIYPIMISGSEEMKQKYLPSVAAGKKFAAFGLTEANAGSDASGIQTTATLDGDEWVINGTKQWITNGGEAQIYTVVAITDRSKGARGASMFVVEEGDPGFTCGPKEKKMGIRASSTTELIFKDCRIPKDRLIGRLGTGFITVMKTLDSSRPGIAALGLGIGQACIDEATSYAKQRIQFDKPIIGFQAIQHILADMAIQLEASRALVYASAKHIDAHPKDMSKVSSMCKVMATDMAMKVSTDAVQVMGGYGYMREYPVEKMMRDAKILQIYEGTNQVQRNVIGQELNKEYSRK; encoded by the coding sequence ATGGATTATTTTCTTACAGAAGAACAAAGCATGATTGTGGATATTGCCAGGCAGATAACAGACGAGCAGATCATTCCAAAGCGTGCAGAGCTTGATGAAAAAGATGAGTTTCCTCGTGAGATTCTCGAAAGTATGGGACAGGCAGATCTTTTCGGGGTGCCGATTCCTGAAGAGTATGGTGGTTTTGGTGGAGGATGTTTCGATATTGTCTTAGCTCTGGAACAGCTCGGTCGTGGCTGTATAGGTGTCGCAACTGCTTTTGCAGCAAGCGCCCTTGGAATTTATCCAATTATGATTTCTGGATCTGAGGAAATGAAACAAAAGTATCTTCCCTCAGTTGCCGCTGGTAAGAAATTCGCAGCATTTGGCCTTACGGAGGCCAATGCCGGGTCAGATGCCTCTGGAATCCAGACCACTGCAACCCTGGATGGTGATGAGTGGGTTATTAATGGAACCAAACAGTGGATTACTAATGGTGGTGAAGCCCAGATATATACAGTTGTAGCTATCACTGACAGGTCAAAAGGTGCCCGTGGTGCTTCGATGTTTGTTGTGGAGGAAGGTGATCCTGGCTTTACCTGTGGGCCTAAAGAAAAAAAGATGGGGATTCGTGCCTCGTCCACCACGGAATTGATTTTTAAAGATTGCAGAATTCCCAAAGACAGACTTATTGGGCGTTTGGGAACCGGGTTTATCACCGTGATGAAGACTCTTGATTCATCCCGTCCAGGTATTGCAGCACTTGGACTTGGTATTGGACAGGCTTGCATTGATGAGGCAACATCCTATGCCAAACAGAGAATTCAGTTTGATAAACCTATTATTGGATTCCAGGCGATTCAGCATATTCTGGCAGATATGGCCATTCAGTTGGAGGCTTCAAGAGCACTTGTCTATGCATCCGCCAAGCATATTGATGCGCACCCCAAGGATATGTCAAAAGTTTCCTCCATGTGCAAAGTCATGGCGACCGATATGGCTATGAAGGTGAGTACCGATGCTGTACAGGTTATGGGAGGCTATGGTTATATGCGTGAATATCCTGTTGAGAAAATGATGCGTGATGCCAAGATTCTCCAGATTTATGAAGGAACAAATCAGGTACAGCGTAATGTGATTGGTCAGGAACTAAATAAGGAATACTCGCGTAAATAG
- a CDS encoding electron transfer flavoprotein subunit beta/FixA family protein: protein MKIVVCIKQVPDAKDVRLDPVTNTLAREGVQSIMNPYDQHAVEEAVHLKEKLGGTVTVLSMGPPQAEEVLRQAISCGADHAVLVSDRAFAGADTWATSYTLAKAVQKIGDFDLILCGKQAIDGDTAQVGPGLAIQLDIPFVTCIQKIREATDTELVMERMMDDGYDVLAVDYPVLLTVVKDINTPRVPSLKGKMKAKKAEILVLSAADVGADPKKIGLAGSPTQVVDVFPPPPRGERALLTGSIDDQVEQLVERLAVYL, encoded by the coding sequence ATGAAGATTGTTGTCTGTATCAAACAGGTGCCGGATGCCAAGGATGTACGTCTTGATCCGGTGACTAATACGCTGGCAAGAGAAGGGGTTCAGTCCATTATGAATCCCTATGATCAGCACGCTGTTGAGGAAGCAGTCCACCTGAAAGAAAAACTTGGTGGTACTGTAACTGTGTTGAGCATGGGACCGCCCCAGGCTGAAGAGGTTCTTAGACAGGCTATTTCCTGTGGTGCTGATCATGCAGTACTGGTCTCCGATCGAGCATTTGCAGGGGCCGATACCTGGGCTACTTCTTACACCCTTGCTAAGGCGGTTCAAAAGATTGGTGACTTTGATCTGATCCTCTGCGGAAAGCAGGCGATAGATGGTGATACTGCTCAGGTTGGACCAGGCCTTGCCATTCAACTCGACATTCCATTTGTTACCTGTATTCAGAAAATTCGTGAGGCAACGGATACAGAGCTTGTTATGGAACGGATGATGGATGATGGGTATGATGTGTTGGCCGTTGACTATCCTGTTCTACTTACCGTTGTGAAGGATATTAATACTCCACGTGTGCCTTCATTGAAGGGCAAGATGAAAGCGAAAAAGGCGGAAATCCTCGTCCTGTCTGCCGCAGATGTCGGTGCTGATCCGAAAAAAATTGGTTTAGCAGGATCACCGACTCAGGTTGTTGATGTGTTCCCGCCACCTCCGCGTGGAGAGAGAGCTCTTTTGACCGGTTCCATTGATGACCAGGTTGAACAACTGGTTGAAAGACTGGCTGTCTACCTATAA
- a CDS encoding electron transfer flavoprotein subunit alpha — translation MLIVDKERCTGCGVCEANCAFGAIEVVDGIAVVGDACTLCGACVESCEFDALTIEGAEKSVQMDLESWSGIWVYCEFRGGNLATVALELLGVGRTLADARGVKLVAVLIGSETGDSAEKLIGHGADIVYRADDPALHYFTDEAYGAILTELIRKKKPEVVLAGATAIGRSFFPGVANALGAGLTADCTQLAIRAGDGALLQTRPAFGGNIMATIECPGSRPQMSTVRPNVMKQLEFDPSRSGEIIDIDLAPAMLKSKVRVLESVVSDSDDVNIQESDILVGGGRGLDTEKGFTLIRELARSLDGSVSASRAVVDAGWIGYPHQVGQTGKTVAPKLYIACGISGAIQHVAGMQSSETIVAINRDENAPIFNVADFGIVGDLFEVLPKLISKIEEHRKS, via the coding sequence ATGCTGATTGTTGATAAAGAACGGTGTACCGGTTGTGGTGTCTGTGAAGCTAATTGTGCTTTTGGGGCCATTGAAGTTGTTGATGGTATAGCCGTTGTCGGTGATGCCTGTACTCTTTGTGGAGCCTGTGTAGAGAGTTGTGAGTTTGACGCCTTAACGATAGAGGGTGCTGAAAAAAGTGTTCAGATGGATCTGGAAAGCTGGAGCGGCATCTGGGTTTACTGTGAATTCAGGGGTGGTAATTTAGCAACTGTTGCCTTGGAACTTCTGGGTGTCGGTCGAACACTTGCTGATGCCAGAGGTGTCAAATTGGTTGCAGTGTTGATTGGTTCCGAAACAGGTGACAGCGCTGAAAAGTTAATCGGCCACGGCGCTGATATTGTCTATCGTGCAGATGATCCTGCGCTCCACTATTTTACCGATGAAGCATATGGGGCCATTCTTACAGAATTAATACGTAAGAAAAAACCGGAAGTAGTTCTTGCAGGTGCCACTGCTATTGGTCGTTCATTTTTTCCAGGTGTTGCAAATGCTCTTGGGGCCGGGCTTACTGCGGACTGTACTCAACTGGCAATACGCGCTGGTGACGGTGCGTTGCTGCAGACACGGCCAGCCTTTGGAGGCAACATCATGGCAACCATTGAATGCCCAGGCTCGAGACCACAGATGTCCACTGTACGGCCCAATGTGATGAAACAGCTTGAGTTTGATCCAAGTCGTAGTGGTGAGATTATAGATATAGATCTTGCTCCAGCCATGCTCAAGTCAAAAGTCAGGGTGTTGGAATCCGTTGTCTCTGATTCTGATGATGTCAATATTCAGGAATCTGATATTCTGGTCGGGGGTGGACGAGGACTTGATACTGAGAAAGGCTTTACCCTTATCCGTGAACTCGCCAGAAGTCTCGATGGTTCTGTTTCTGCAAGCCGTGCAGTTGTTGATGCCGGATGGATAGGATATCCTCACCAGGTTGGGCAGACCGGGAAAACAGTTGCTCCCAAGTTGTATATTGCCTGTGGTATTTCCGGGGCAATTCAGCATGTTGCCGGAATGCAATCATCTGAGACTATTGTTGCTATTAATCGTGATGAGAATGCTCCGATATTTAACGTTGCTGACTTTGGCATAGTGGGTGATCTGTTTGAGGTTTTACCTAAACTTATCAGTAAAATTGAGGAACATCGAAAATCATGA
- the fabG gene encoding 3-oxoacyl-[acyl-carrier-protein] reductase has product MSLKGKNALVTGGSRGIGRAICIRLAAMGAHVYINYVSNPDAASETRKIIIDAGGSADILAFNVGESTQAQDAIQSLIKEAGSLDILVNNAGITRDGLMARMKEEDWDAVLDINLKGSFICSKAAARSMMKKRWGRIVNISSVIGFAGNAGQVNYAAAKAGMQGLTKSMAREFAGRNITVNAVAPGYISTDMTRDLPEAIQEKIKNQIPLASLGSPQDVAGAVAYLVSDDGAYVTGNTIHVNGGMYM; this is encoded by the coding sequence ATGAGTCTGAAGGGGAAAAATGCATTGGTCACCGGTGGGAGCAGAGGAATTGGTCGTGCGATCTGTATTCGTCTTGCTGCCATGGGAGCCCATGTGTATATAAACTATGTGTCCAATCCCGACGCTGCCAGTGAAACCCGAAAAATTATCATTGACGCAGGAGGGAGCGCTGATATCCTTGCGTTTAATGTTGGGGAGAGTACCCAGGCTCAGGATGCAATACAAAGTTTAATAAAAGAAGCCGGGTCTCTCGATATACTTGTAAATAATGCAGGGATTACCCGGGATGGCTTGATGGCCAGAATGAAAGAAGAAGATTGGGACGCCGTTCTTGATATCAATCTTAAAGGTTCTTTTATCTGTTCAAAGGCAGCGGCACGTTCCATGATGAAAAAAAGATGGGGACGGATTGTCAATATTTCTTCAGTCATAGGTTTTGCCGGAAATGCCGGACAGGTTAACTATGCAGCAGCCAAGGCTGGAATGCAAGGTCTGACTAAATCAATGGCACGTGAGTTTGCTGGACGGAATATTACGGTTAATGCGGTTGCCCCCGGGTATATCAGTACCGATATGACCCGTGACCTCCCTGAAGCAATACAGGAAAAAATTAAAAATCAAATTCCCCTGGCAAGTCTTGGCAGTCCTCAAGATGTTGCTGGAGCAGTTGCGTATCTTGTCAGTGATGATGGGGCGTATGTCACAGGAAATACAATTCATGTGAATGGTGGAATGTATATGTGA
- the acpP gene encoding acyl carrier protein — protein sequence MAIEQQMVDIIVEQLSVDKDKVVPGASFVDDLGADSLDLVELIMAMEEEFDVEIPDEEAEKIATVQNAIDFVNNLK from the coding sequence ATGGCAATTGAACAACAGATGGTTGATATTATCGTTGAGCAGTTGAGTGTTGATAAAGATAAAGTGGTTCCCGGTGCATCATTTGTTGATGACCTTGGGGCCGATTCCCTCGATCTTGTTGAACTGATTATGGCAATGGAAGAAGAATTTGACGTCGAAATTCCCGACGAGGAAGCCGAAAAAATCGCTACTGTCCAGAATGCTATTGATTTTGTAAACAACTTGAAATAA
- the fabF gene encoding beta-ketoacyl-ACP synthase II: MAKRRVVVTGIGLVTPLGTGRDKTWKKLLNGESGIGPITRFDASGFASQIAAEVSDFETLDHFDTKSSKHLDLFVQYGIVAARSAIEDSGVNITPGNCNRVGVITGCGMGGLGTIEKNHSVYLDRGSKRISPFFIPMAIPNMPSGHISMQIGAKGPNLSLSTACAAGTHAVGEAFRSIVYGTTDIVVTGGTESVICPLGVGGFSAMKALSTRNDDPTKASRPFDKDRDGFLIAEGAGMIVLEELEHALARGADIYAEMVGAGASSDAYHIAAPPEDGNGAARCMEMALQDAGLLPSDIDYINAHGTSTPLNDRCETAAIKSVFGDHAAKLAISSTKSMTGHALGAAGGLEAAFLAMTIKDQIAPPTINLDSPSIECDLDYVPHIARKMEIRAAISNSFGFGGTNGVVVMKRFGS; this comes from the coding sequence ATGGCTAAGCGCAGAGTAGTTGTAACAGGCATTGGTTTGGTAACTCCTTTAGGAACTGGAAGGGATAAGACCTGGAAAAAGCTTCTTAACGGGGAAAGTGGTATAGGTCCGATTACTCGTTTCGATGCCTCCGGGTTTGCCTCGCAGATAGCTGCTGAGGTGTCCGATTTTGAGACCCTGGATCATTTTGATACAAAAAGTTCCAAACATCTTGATCTTTTTGTTCAATATGGCATCGTTGCTGCTCGTTCTGCCATTGAAGACAGCGGCGTGAATATTACTCCAGGTAATTGCAACAGGGTTGGGGTGATAACCGGCTGTGGCATGGGGGGGCTTGGGACGATTGAGAAGAACCACAGCGTTTATCTTGATCGCGGTTCAAAAAGGATATCACCATTCTTTATCCCAATGGCGATCCCTAATATGCCATCCGGGCATATATCTATGCAGATAGGCGCCAAAGGCCCTAACCTGTCATTGTCCACAGCCTGTGCTGCAGGGACTCATGCAGTTGGAGAAGCTTTCAGGTCCATTGTTTATGGAACTACTGATATTGTGGTAACCGGTGGGACTGAGTCTGTTATTTGTCCACTTGGGGTTGGTGGGTTCTCAGCTATGAAAGCTTTATCGACGAGAAACGATGACCCTACCAAGGCTTCACGTCCTTTTGATAAAGATCGTGATGGTTTTTTGATTGCTGAAGGTGCAGGCATGATTGTTCTTGAGGAATTGGAGCATGCACTTGCCAGAGGTGCTGATATTTATGCAGAAATGGTTGGTGCAGGAGCATCCAGTGATGCATATCACATCGCTGCTCCTCCTGAAGATGGCAACGGTGCAGCTCGCTGTATGGAAATGGCACTCCAGGATGCTGGTTTATTGCCATCTGATATTGATTATATTAATGCCCATGGAACGTCTACTCCTTTGAATGATCGTTGTGAAACTGCTGCTATCAAAAGTGTTTTCGGTGACCATGCTGCAAAACTTGCCATTAGTTCAACAAAATCAATGACCGGACATGCTCTTGGCGCAGCTGGTGGTCTTGAGGCTGCGTTCCTTGCCATGACTATTAAGGATCAGATTGCTCCACCCACTATTAACCTGGATAGTCCGAGCATTGAATGTGATCTGGACTACGTTCCGCATATCGCAAGAAAGATGGAAATTAGAGCTGCTATTTCCAATTCTTTTGGCTTTGGTGGAACCAATGGTGTTGTCGTTATGAAGCGTTTTGGTTCTTGA
- the rpiB gene encoding ribose 5-phosphate isomerase B, with the protein MRVAIGSDHGGFSLKEVIIPLLKELGHEVIDVGCHDEQSVDYPGFADLVCEQIMSSEADKGILICGTGIGMSMAANKHEGIRAALCSEQYTARMSREHNDANILCMGERVTGPGVAMEIVRTWLDTPFGGGRHQRRIELFS; encoded by the coding sequence GTGAGAGTAGCAATCGGTTCAGATCATGGTGGATTTTCGTTAAAAGAAGTAATTATACCTCTCTTAAAGGAACTGGGCCACGAAGTTATTGATGTTGGTTGCCATGACGAGCAATCCGTTGATTATCCAGGTTTTGCTGATCTTGTCTGTGAACAGATCATGTCCTCTGAGGCCGATAAAGGTATCCTTATATGTGGGACAGGAATTGGTATGTCCATGGCTGCAAACAAACATGAAGGTATCCGGGCCGCATTGTGCAGTGAGCAATACACAGCACGCATGAGTCGCGAACATAATGATGCAAATATTCTTTGCATGGGGGAACGTGTTACTGGTCCTGGAGTAGCGATGGAAATCGTTCGAACCTGGCTTGATACACCTTTTGGAGGTGGACGGCATCAGCGTCGTATAGAGTTGTTCAGTTAA
- a CDS encoding serine hydroxymethyltransferase, which translates to MSALENTDPDIFACINNEYERQNSQLELIASENIVSAAVLEAQGSIFTNKYAEGYPQKRYYGGCDQADKVETLAIDRAKEIFGAEYANVQPHSGSQANMAVYFATLKPGDKVLGMDLAHGGHLTHGSGVNFSGQLFNFLSYGVERKTEQINMEEVERIAFENRPKMIVAGASAYSRFIDFEGFRKIADQIGALFMVDMAHIAGLVAAGVHPSPVPYADFVTTTTHKTMRGPRGGLILARNKWGQSLNSKIFPGIQGGPLVHVISAKAVAFKEAMTDSFKSYQQQVVDNASALGQNLVNKGFRLVSGGTDNHLILLDLTSKDITGKEAEELLERAGLTTNKNAIPFDKQPRFVTSGIRIGTPAVTTRGLGIKEMGLIAEWIERVLTERSDEAMIAVRQEVRALCDTHPLSNIF; encoded by the coding sequence ATGTCTGCCTTAGAAAACACTGATCCAGATATCTTTGCCTGTATCAACAATGAGTATGAACGTCAAAACAGTCAACTTGAATTGATAGCATCTGAAAATATTGTTTCCGCAGCAGTTCTTGAGGCTCAGGGGTCTATTTTTACCAATAAATATGCCGAAGGATATCCTCAGAAACGATATTATGGTGGATGTGATCAGGCTGATAAAGTTGAGACGCTTGCCATAGACAGAGCTAAGGAGATTTTTGGTGCTGAATATGCTAATGTCCAGCCCCATTCCGGGTCTCAGGCAAATATGGCTGTTTATTTCGCCACATTAAAGCCTGGCGATAAGGTGCTTGGGATGGATCTTGCCCATGGTGGTCATTTAACCCATGGTAGCGGGGTCAATTTCTCAGGTCAGTTGTTTAACTTTCTCTCTTACGGGGTAGAAAGGAAAACTGAACAGATTAATATGGAAGAAGTTGAACGTATTGCTTTTGAAAACCGGCCCAAGATGATAGTTGCCGGAGCTTCTGCCTACTCCCGCTTTATTGATTTTGAAGGTTTTCGTAAGATTGCCGACCAGATAGGTGCTTTATTTATGGTAGATATGGCACATATCGCAGGGCTTGTTGCTGCGGGGGTACATCCCTCTCCCGTGCCATATGCTGATTTTGTAACGACTACCACCCATAAGACCATGCGTGGGCCACGTGGTGGCTTGATTCTTGCTCGGAATAAATGGGGACAGAGTTTGAACTCCAAGATTTTTCCTGGTATTCAGGGAGGCCCCCTTGTCCATGTGATATCAGCTAAGGCCGTCGCCTTTAAAGAGGCTATGACGGATTCCTTTAAAAGCTACCAACAACAGGTTGTAGATAATGCCAGTGCGCTTGGTCAGAACCTTGTTAATAAAGGGTTCAGATTAGTTTCCGGGGGAACTGATAATCATCTCATTCTTCTGGATCTGACAAGTAAGGATATTACTGGTAAGGAAGCGGAGGAACTGCTGGAGCGAGCTGGATTGACCACAAACAAGAATGCTATTCCTTTTGATAAACAACCGCGATTTGTTACTTCCGGGATTCGCATAGGTACCCCTGCTGTTACAACAAGAGGCCTTGGAATTAAAGAAATGGGTCTTATTGCTGAGTGGATTGAACGTGTTCTTACAGAGAGAAGTGACGAAGCGATGATTGCAGTGCGTCAGGAAGTGCGAGCGCTGTGTGACACTCACCCACTGTCTAATATTTTCTGA
- the nrdR gene encoding transcriptional regulator NrdR codes for MKCPYCGHLDNKVIDSRLNKESTITRRRRSCLSCEQRFTTYERLEVMLPMLVKKDGRREVWDRQKMVVGLEKACEKRPVSCDDIDEFVDNIESKLQDFPSKEVPSVVIGEWVMEDLPGLDEVAYVRFASVYRQFKDVNEFMDELKGLLDSRGDVESKKEG; via the coding sequence ATGAAGTGTCCCTATTGCGGTCATCTTGACAATAAGGTTATCGACTCACGGCTTAATAAAGAAAGTACTATTACCAGAAGACGGCGTTCCTGTCTTTCTTGTGAACAGCGCTTTACTACTTATGAGCGCCTTGAGGTTATGCTTCCCATGCTTGTTAAGAAAGATGGTAGAAGAGAGGTATGGGATAGGCAGAAGATGGTTGTTGGTCTTGAGAAAGCCTGTGAAAAGCGTCCTGTAAGCTGTGATGATATAGATGAATTTGTTGACAATATTGAAAGCAAGCTGCAGGATTTTCCCTCCAAGGAAGTTCCATCAGTGGTCATTGGTGAATGGGTTATGGAAGATCTTCCAGGTCTTGATGAAGTTGCCTATGTCCGTTTTGCCTCTGTGTACCGTCAATTTAAAGACGTTAACGAATTTATGGATGAGTTGAAGGGGCTACTCGATTCAAGGGGCGATGTTGAGTCTAAAAAAGAAGGCTGA